In Streptomyces sp. NBC_00483, a single window of DNA contains:
- a CDS encoding TIGR03086 family metal-binding protein translates to MIDLKPACGRMTDVLTGLSEEQLSLPTPCSEYSVRELIAHVDEAARAFTGFARKETPLPEEPGDRRESTAKSVRALGDAWDDPEAWQGDSDGPGFTLPNETWGKVALTEMVVHGWDLAKATGQPFDLPEETLRACHDHVSGFVTAAPLPELWGPPVETPTDAPLMDRIVGFTGRRP, encoded by the coding sequence GTGATCGACCTGAAGCCGGCCTGCGGCCGGATGACCGATGTACTGACCGGCCTGAGCGAGGAGCAGCTGTCCCTGCCCACCCCCTGCTCCGAGTACTCCGTGCGCGAGCTCATCGCCCACGTCGACGAGGCGGCGCGGGCCTTCACCGGCTTCGCCCGCAAGGAAACGCCCCTGCCCGAGGAGCCGGGCGACCGGCGGGAGAGCACGGCGAAGAGCGTGCGGGCGCTCGGCGACGCCTGGGACGACCCCGAGGCCTGGCAGGGCGATTCGGACGGGCCGGGGTTCACGCTGCCGAACGAGACGTGGGGGAAGGTCGCGCTCACCGAGATGGTGGTGCACGGCTGGGACCTCGCCAAGGCCACAGGACAGCCCTTCGACCTGCCCGAGGAGACCCTGCGCGCCTGCCACGACCACGTCAGCGGCTTCGTGACGGCGGCGCCACTGCCGGAGCTGTGGGGGCCGCCGGTCGAGACACCCACCGACGCACCGCTGATGGACCGCATCGTGGGCTTCACGGGGCGC
- a CDS encoding SAM-dependent methyltransferase, with translation MDHTHGELRDRLQTDRPHSARVWNYLLGGKDNYPVDSEVGEAILATFPEFATVARLQRQFLVRAVRYLAGEAGIRQFLDVGTGLPTADNTHEVAQRIAPDSRIVYVDNDPLVLTHARALLTSTPEGACAYLDADVRDPERILAQARETLDFDRPIGLTLLSIMGQLSDEDRPAEVVATLLDALPPGSYLALTDGTNNNDALNTAVAGYNQQSVHTYHLRSPERIAAFFDGLDLVEPGVVNTSAWRPDPGVPRPEASAVEAAVCGVGRKA, from the coding sequence ATGGATCACACGCATGGCGAACTCCGCGACAGGCTGCAGACCGACCGCCCGCACTCCGCCCGGGTGTGGAACTACCTTCTGGGCGGCAAGGACAACTACCCCGTCGACAGCGAGGTGGGCGAGGCCATCCTCGCCACGTTCCCCGAGTTCGCCACCGTCGCGCGGCTCCAGCGGCAGTTCCTCGTGCGCGCGGTGCGGTACCTGGCGGGCGAGGCGGGCATCCGGCAGTTCCTCGACGTCGGCACCGGCCTCCCCACGGCCGACAACACGCACGAGGTGGCCCAGCGCATCGCCCCGGACAGCCGGATCGTGTACGTGGACAACGACCCGCTGGTCCTGACCCACGCGCGGGCCCTGCTCACCAGCACCCCCGAGGGGGCCTGCGCCTATCTGGACGCCGATGTGCGGGACCCGGAGCGGATCCTGGCCCAGGCGCGCGAGACCCTGGACTTCGACCGGCCGATCGGGCTGACCCTGCTCAGCATCATGGGGCAGCTGTCCGACGAGGACCGCCCCGCGGAGGTGGTGGCCACGCTGCTGGACGCGCTGCCGCCCGGCAGCTACTTGGCCCTGACCGACGGCACGAACAACAATGACGCGCTGAACACGGCGGTCGCCGGCTACAACCAGCAGTCGGTGCACACCTATCACCTGCGGTCACCGGAGCGGATCGCCGCGTTCTTCGACGGCCTCGACCTCGTCGAACCGGGAGTCGTCAACACATCGGCCTGGCGCCCGGACCCCGGCGTCCCGCGGCCCGAGGCGTCGGCGGTCGAGGCGGCGGTGTGCGGGGTCGGGCGCAAGGCGTGA
- a CDS encoding cupin domain-containing protein — translation MSTTARATVQHEDERTRVTRWDFEPGQSTGRHVHEYDYVVVPVTDGHTDVITPDGTVTRNELFSGRSYARSAGSEHEVVNAGRAPLAFVEVERK, via the coding sequence ATGAGCACCACCGCCCGCGCCACCGTGCAGCACGAGGACGAGCGCACGCGGGTCACCCGCTGGGACTTCGAGCCGGGGCAGAGCACCGGCCGCCACGTGCACGAGTACGACTACGTCGTGGTCCCGGTGACGGACGGCCACACCGATGTCATCACCCCGGACGGCACGGTCACGCGCAACGAGCTGTTCTCGGGCCGCTCCTACGCGCGTTCGGCGGGCAGCGAGCACGAGGTCGTCAACGCGGGCCGGGCTCCGCTGGCCTTCGTGGAGGTGGAGCGCAAGTAG
- a CDS encoding VOC family protein encodes MPLAPFHLAIPVDDLAAARDFYGKVLGFAEGRSDTRWIDWNFGGHQVVTHQVGDGTPRGGDEAVAGTNPVDGHEVPVPHFGLVLPVPEFRRLAERLTAAGTDFVIEPYVRFQGEPGEQWTMFFLDPAGNALEFKAFADLEQLFAV; translated from the coding sequence ATGCCGCTCGCACCCTTCCATCTCGCCATCCCGGTCGACGACCTCGCGGCCGCCCGCGACTTCTACGGCAAGGTGCTCGGCTTCGCCGAGGGACGCTCGGACACCCGGTGGATCGACTGGAACTTCGGGGGCCACCAAGTGGTCACCCATCAGGTCGGCGACGGGACACCGCGCGGCGGGGACGAGGCCGTCGCGGGCACCAACCCGGTCGACGGGCACGAGGTGCCGGTGCCGCACTTCGGCCTGGTGCTCCCGGTGCCGGAGTTCCGGCGCCTCGCCGAACGCCTCACCGCCGCCGGCACGGACTTCGTGATCGAGCCCTATGTGCGTTTCCAGGGCGAACCGGGCGAGCAGTGGACGATGTTCTTCCTCGACCCGGCGGGCAACGCCCTGGAGTTCAAGGCCTTCGCCGACCTCGAGCAGCTCTTCGCGGTCTGA